DNA sequence from the Candidatus Sysuiplasma acidicola genome:
GAATACCACATCCCCTGCTCCTCAAGGCTCAAGGCATGCGAATGCGGCCTTCCGATAGGCGCTTAAGCTTACCGCCATGAGCAGATTGCGAATGTAGCCGGAGCGTTTGCTACACATCAGCCGAATAAAGAGGATGAACATCCGACATCCTCTTCCATATTGCTTCAAGATCTCCTCTCTTTATGCCCTTCATCATCTCTCTGGCCATCTGCAGGCTCTTTCGCTCCTCTTTCGTGTAATCGGCCGGAACGCGTCCGAACGTTCTGTACGAAACTTTATGGCCGAGCATGAATGAAAACAGGTACCTGGATCTGTTGATGTGATACGGGCTGGTTACAACGATCACATTGTCGTATTCCAACCCTTCGAGCAGAGACGAGCAGAAGAATGCATTGCCGATTGTGTCAAGACTCCTGTTTTCGAGTACAGAAGGTATGGCAGCATCCGGGAACATTTCCTCATAGACACGGTGCATCACTGAAGCTTCGCTGAACGTTCCCGCCGTCCTTCCTCCGGAGAACATGAGCACGTACCTCTCCTTCGCCGTTCCTTTTGCCGCCTCCACTCCGCATCTGACGCGCTTTACCATCTCAGGCGTTGGTCTGTCTCCATCCGGCCTGCATCCTAAAACTACCACTACGGTGAACATTGTGTTCCG
Encoded proteins:
- a CDS encoding YdcF family protein, whose translation is MFTVVVVLGCRPDGDRPTPEMVKRVRCGVEAAKGTAKERYVLMFSGGRTAGTFSEASVMHRVYEEMFPDAAIPSVLENRSLDTIGNAFFCSSLLEGLEYDNVIVVTSPYHINRSRYLFSFMLGHKVSYRTFGRVPADYTKEERKSLQMAREMMKGIKRGDLEAIWKRMSDVHPLYSADV